A single window of Ralstonia sp. RRA DNA harbors:
- a CDS encoding class I SAM-dependent methyltransferase codes for MLQDNDGFHEPLFDEYQKLQAEHFWFVYRRKLIVWALQRYFPRLQSFLEIGCGTAENLAAIADRFPHAEVCGGEPSLHALQMARRHCTAKFLQMDARAIPFVEAFDVVSAFDVIEHIDDDRLALREMYKACRRGGGLILTVPQHPSLWSRVDDAAKHKRRYTRKDLVEKLRATGFRPLYVNSFMSLLLPVMVISRVHQKIARTDLEVDEGFRIGKTLNRLFSTVCDVEYRLLTRSLPFPAGGSLLAVAVKE; via the coding sequence CAGGACAACGACGGCTTCCACGAGCCGCTGTTCGACGAATACCAAAAGCTTCAAGCCGAGCACTTTTGGTTCGTGTATCGCCGAAAGTTAATCGTGTGGGCGCTGCAACGTTATTTCCCGCGGCTTCAGTCCTTCTTGGAGATTGGCTGCGGCACAGCAGAGAATCTCGCTGCGATTGCAGACCGGTTCCCACATGCTGAGGTATGCGGTGGGGAGCCTTCGCTGCATGCGCTGCAAATGGCGCGCCGCCATTGCACAGCGAAGTTCTTGCAAATGGACGCGCGCGCGATCCCTTTTGTCGAAGCATTCGACGTGGTCAGCGCCTTTGATGTGATCGAGCATATCGATGATGACCGACTCGCCCTGCGCGAGATGTACAAGGCGTGCCGGCGCGGAGGTGGGCTGATCTTGACGGTGCCTCAGCATCCTTCTCTCTGGAGTCGCGTGGACGACGCGGCCAAACACAAGCGTCGTTATACGCGTAAGGATCTCGTGGAGAAGCTGCGGGCCACCGGGTTCCGTCCGCTCTACGTCAATTCCTTCATGTCGCTGCTGTTACCCGTCATGGTTATTTCGCGCGTGCACCAGAAGATTGCGCGGACCGATCTGGAGGTTGACGAGGGTTTCCGCATCGGAAAGACACTCAATCGGCTGTTTTCGACCGTCTGCGACGTTGAATATCGCTTGTTGACCCGCAGCTTGCCATTTCCCGCCGGTGGTTCGCTGCTCGCTGTCGCGGTCAAGGAGTGA
- a CDS encoding GtrA family protein: protein MTDRRIFYRYLLSGGASTATHYLALYILVHSGTTPVVGSTLGAIFGLVLNFTVSRRWVFGAPAKVGATLSRFLLVWVLALLFNAWMLAVLFAAGLHYLVAQVISTGILVLINFNLHRRWTFSVAQAAPAVVDASNCKAGAWRTQQKPDS, encoded by the coding sequence ATGACCGATCGACGAATCTTCTACAGATATCTGCTGAGTGGCGGTGCTTCCACCGCCACTCACTATCTGGCGCTGTACATTTTGGTCCACTCCGGTACCACCCCCGTGGTGGGATCGACCCTAGGTGCGATCTTCGGGCTCGTGCTCAATTTCACGGTTAGTCGGCGATGGGTGTTCGGCGCCCCCGCCAAGGTCGGTGCGACACTCTCGCGCTTCCTCCTTGTGTGGGTGCTGGCATTGCTGTTCAACGCCTGGATGCTGGCGGTCCTGTTCGCTGCGGGCCTGCACTATTTGGTTGCACAGGTGATCTCAACCGGGATCTTGGTTCTGATCAATTTCAATCTGCATCGCAGGTGGACATTTTCCGTTGCACAAGCAGCACCTGCAGTTGTGGACGCCTCAAACTGCAAGGCTGGTGCTTGGCGTACACAGCAAAAACCTGATAGCTAA
- the tnpB gene encoding IS66 family insertion sequence element accessory protein TnpB (TnpB, as the term is used for proteins encoded by IS66 family insertion elements, is considered an accessory protein, since TnpC, encoded by a neighboring gene, is a DDE family transposase.) produces the protein MRAGTETILARVVKVFGAARPHHAYLFANKSSTRMKVLVYDGFGIWLAARRLNKGRFIWTNGDQAIATALNPEQLRALVTGLPWQTLTHDHAITVV, from the coding sequence ATGCGCGCCGGTACCGAAACGATCCTCGCGCGGGTCGTCAAGGTGTTCGGCGCGGCACGCCCCCACCACGCCTACCTGTTTGCCAATAAGAGTTCGACGCGCATGAAGGTGCTGGTCTACGACGGCTTCGGCATCTGGCTGGCCGCGCGGCGCCTCAACAAGGGGCGCTTCATCTGGACGAACGGCGACCAGGCGATCGCCACGGCGCTCAATCCCGAGCAATTGCGTGCGCTGGTGACGGGGCTGCCTTGGCAGACGCTCACCCACGACCACGCGATCACGGTCGTGTAA
- a CDS encoding IS66 family transposase — protein sequence MNLPTNLDALSPDELRTLAAQLMAQVGEKDRELRYRQAKIDQLTHELAIHKRWKFGKRSEQLTSEQASLLDEAIDADLEAIETELEALLPSSKSEAKSKPKRQALPPQLPRTDIHHEPDAETCTCGCALKRIGEDISEKLDYTPGTFTVERHIRGKWVCDQCETLVQTPVPPHVIDKGIPTAGLLAHTLVSKFGDHLPLYRQERIYARAGLAIPQSTLGAWVGICGVRLQPLVDALQEEVLSHGVLHADETPVQMLAPGNGKTHRAYLWAYAPSEFEKMRAVIYQFAPSRSGEHARAFLGQWQGKLVCDDFAGYKASFDGGVTEIGCMAHSRRKFFELHDKHKSELAGQALRYMVSLYEIEAQVRDAEPDQRLAARQQRAGPILERLHAWLEEQRRRVPDGSAIARAIDYSLKRWPALVRYLDDPTVPIDNNHVERQIRPVALGRSNWLFAGSLRAGQRAAAVMSLIQSAKLNGHDPYAYLKDVLTRLPTHKAADIAELLPHRWTPSAT from the coding sequence ATGAACCTACCCACCAACCTCGATGCCCTGAGCCCGGACGAACTGCGCACACTGGCTGCGCAGTTGATGGCCCAGGTCGGCGAGAAGGACCGGGAGTTGCGGTACCGGCAAGCCAAGATCGACCAGCTCACACACGAGCTGGCCATCCACAAGCGCTGGAAGTTCGGCAAGCGCAGCGAGCAACTGACATCTGAACAGGCGAGTCTGCTGGACGAAGCCATTGACGCAGACCTCGAGGCGATTGAGACCGAACTGGAAGCGCTCCTGCCGTCGTCCAAATCTGAAGCCAAGAGCAAGCCCAAGCGCCAGGCATTGCCGCCGCAGTTGCCGCGCACCGACATCCACCACGAGCCGGACGCAGAGACCTGCACCTGTGGGTGTGCGCTCAAGCGCATTGGCGAAGACATCAGCGAGAAGCTGGACTACACGCCGGGCACGTTCACCGTGGAGCGTCACATCCGCGGCAAATGGGTGTGCGATCAGTGTGAGACGCTGGTGCAGACGCCGGTGCCACCCCACGTCATCGACAAAGGCATCCCGACGGCCGGACTGCTGGCACATACGCTGGTGTCCAAGTTCGGCGACCACCTTCCCCTGTATCGGCAGGAGCGCATCTATGCGCGCGCCGGTCTGGCCATCCCGCAATCGACACTGGGCGCGTGGGTGGGCATCTGTGGCGTGCGTCTGCAACCGCTGGTGGACGCCCTGCAAGAAGAGGTTCTGAGCCACGGTGTTCTGCACGCCGACGAAACGCCAGTGCAGATGCTCGCGCCCGGCAATGGCAAGACGCACCGCGCCTACCTGTGGGCCTATGCGCCGAGCGAGTTCGAGAAGATGCGCGCGGTGATTTACCAGTTTGCGCCCAGCCGCAGCGGCGAGCACGCTCGCGCGTTCCTGGGGCAGTGGCAAGGCAAGCTGGTATGTGATGACTTCGCCGGCTACAAGGCCAGCTTCGACGGTGGCGTCACTGAGATCGGTTGCATGGCCCATTCGCGGCGCAAGTTCTTTGAACTGCACGACAAGCACAAGAGCGAATTGGCGGGCCAGGCACTGCGCTACATGGTGAGCTTGTACGAGATCGAGGCGCAAGTGCGGGATGCTGAGCCAGACCAGCGCCTGGCAGCGCGGCAACAAAGGGCTGGCCCGATTCTAGAGCGGCTGCACGCCTGGCTCGAGGAACAGCGACGCCGCGTCCCAGACGGCTCGGCGATCGCGCGGGCCATTGACTACAGCCTCAAGCGGTGGCCGGCTCTCGTGCGTTACCTCGACGACCCGACGGTGCCCATCGACAACAACCACGTCGAGCGACAGATCCGGCCGGTTGCCCTGGGTCGCTCCAATTGGTTGTTTGCAGGCTCACTGCGCGCCGGTCAACGCGCGGCTGCCGTCATGAGCCTGATCCAATCGGCCAAGCTCAACGGGCACGATCCCTACGCCTATCTGAAAGACGTCCTCACGCGACTGCCGACCCACAAGGCGGCCGACATCGCCGAACTGCTCCCGCATCGCTGGACGCCCAGCGCCACCTAG
- a CDS encoding nicotinamide mononucleotide transporter, producing the protein MNALQLFVILAGLTGQLLIARKDPRGYLAWIAGNIGLVFVYLETKQFALIALQFINTAIQVAALIAWGRGRRRSDTSPARPSES; encoded by the coding sequence GTGAACGCACTGCAACTCTTCGTCATCCTGGCCGGCTTGACCGGTCAGCTCCTTATTGCGAGGAAGGATCCGCGCGGCTATCTCGCTTGGATCGCCGGTAACATCGGACTGGTGTTCGTCTACTTGGAGACCAAGCAATTTGCCTTGATTGCACTGCAATTCATCAATACAGCAATCCAGGTTGCCGCCCTGATCGCTTGGGGACGGGGGAGGCGGCGCAGCGACACCAGCCCCGCACGACCGAGTGAGTCGTAA
- a CDS encoding CzcE family metal-binding protein, protein MNRNRLVPLMLAVLFAGSSAAWASDKFRGDGGDNWIEHVRQSPSATQPDVNRTALLFGSPAPVSLAARTLTVKPGMKYINVESGETVAFSAGTGTQAWTFIEAMQSTSVDLGVLLPDVPDAKGVRVIIARSKWLTGS, encoded by the coding sequence ATGAATCGCAATCGACTTGTTCCGCTCATGCTCGCAGTCCTCTTCGCAGGCAGTTCGGCGGCATGGGCCTCAGACAAATTCCGTGGCGACGGCGGGGACAATTGGATCGAACATGTGCGGCAAAGCCCGTCAGCAACTCAACCGGATGTGAACAGGACGGCGTTGCTCTTCGGCTCGCCCGCGCCAGTGTCGCTGGCTGCACGCACTTTGACAGTTAAGCCAGGAATGAAATACATCAACGTCGAATCCGGTGAAACCGTCGCTTTTTCGGCGGGGACTGGGACGCAAGCATGGACGTTCATCGAAGCAATGCAGAGTACTTCGGTCGATTTGGGCGTTCTGCTGCCGGATGTGCCCGACGCTAAGGGTGTGCGCGTCATCATTGCGCGCAGCAAGTGGCTCACAGGCAGTTAG
- a CDS encoding copper resistance protein B has product MLPGVKGRLRLVAAALLLTVRLAGAHTSEAPTPGMPQTPHGTPSQAHGQEAQVLATQKPDLPSQEEGVNVITPSDEPRVPMQNPSRGIAVPGDTMVDNDVYHQFLLDRLETVRTRDATGWAWDMQGWFGKDLDRLWLKTEGERLFGQTADAKVEALWGHAFATFWDWQAGVRRDFGGGPTRTWAAFGVQGLAPYSFDVEATLYVSNGGRLAARVRATYDVRLSQRSALTPEIEANVYSKTDQAREIGRGLADVRLGLRLRYELRRDFAPYIGVVWSRKLGRSAEFARAAGQDAVNKQIVAGIRWWF; this is encoded by the coding sequence ATGTTGCCAGGAGTGAAGGGACGGCTGCGTTTGGTTGCCGCAGCCTTATTGCTCACCGTGCGGCTTGCAGGCGCCCACACGTCTGAGGCGCCCACGCCAGGCATGCCGCAGACGCCACACGGCACACCGTCTCAGGCCCATGGGCAAGAAGCGCAGGTACTTGCAACACAAAAGCCCGACTTACCTTCCCAAGAGGAAGGCGTCAATGTGATCACCCCCAGTGACGAACCCCGCGTGCCAATGCAGAATCCCAGCCGAGGCATCGCCGTGCCGGGCGACACCATGGTCGACAACGATGTCTATCATCAGTTTCTGCTCGATCGGCTCGAGACGGTACGCACTCGCGACGCGACGGGATGGGCATGGGACATGCAAGGCTGGTTCGGTAAGGATCTTGACCGACTATGGTTGAAGACCGAGGGCGAGCGACTGTTCGGTCAAACCGCAGACGCCAAAGTTGAAGCGTTGTGGGGTCATGCATTTGCCACATTTTGGGATTGGCAGGCAGGCGTTCGCCGCGACTTCGGTGGTGGACCAACACGTACGTGGGCTGCCTTTGGAGTGCAAGGGCTCGCGCCATACTCGTTCGATGTCGAAGCGACCCTGTACGTCAGTAATGGCGGGCGTCTTGCGGCCCGTGTGCGTGCTACCTACGATGTCCGCCTCTCGCAGCGAAGTGCCCTCACTCCCGAAATCGAAGCCAACGTCTACTCGAAGACCGACCAGGCGCGCGAGATTGGCCGCGGGCTGGCCGATGTTCGCCTCGGCTTGCGACTGCGATACGAACTTCGGCGCGACTTCGCTCCGTACATTGGCGTGGTTTGGAGCAGGAAACTGGGAAGGAGCGCAGAGTTTGCGCGAGCGGCGGGGCAAGACGCCGTAAACAAGCAGATCGTGGCTGGAATACGATGGTGGTTTTGA
- a CDS encoding copper resistance system multicopper oxidase, translated as MLNDCLMLNDSPGIAMEVLLAFVTQGHNLPTGARIVGDNTSIDLALRRKFLRQMAGAGLAATGAGIGTPASGLQSQDRSTDLSGTEFALTIGRTPVNFTGHLRYALTVNGSIPAPILRWKQGSEVTLRVTNTLATQTSIHWHGILVPFAMDGVPGVSFPGIPAHQTFVYKFKVRQAGTYWYHSHTRFQEQLGLYGPLVIEPQRPAPIPSDRDYVVMLSDWTDEDPENVFLHLKQSSDFYNFQLPTVTDFVADVRAAGLSKALARRRMWNQMRMNPTDLADVSAATYCYLVNGATPFTNWTAIAEAGEYVRLRFINGSATTTFDVRIPGLTMRVCAADGQDVEPVNVDEFRIGVAETYDVLVQMPRNEAYTIFAQAMDRSGYARATLAPKHGMRAAIPIMDPKTWLTMADMGMDMNMNGMSMTSGPPNETMETQDNGIHSPLGHSMQAGGETAADAMPGMRLQSGDEGMAGMKPSMSMSHDGKPEHSHPMTMLGMHGGPEVDMRSMNPSKSLADPGPRLRQNGRRVLTYADLRTLGQPYDDRPPGREIVLHLTGNMRRFIWGFDGKRFSEAEPIRLYYGERLRITLVNDTMMNHPMHLHGMFSELENTERQALVRKHTINVQPSKQISFLVTADAPGQWAFHCHLLYHMEAGMFRKVVVA; from the coding sequence ATGCTGAACGACTGTCTCATGCTGAACGACTCCCCGGGGATTGCTATGGAGGTCCTCCTCGCGTTCGTGACGCAGGGGCACAACCTTCCAACGGGAGCAAGGATCGTGGGCGACAACACTTCAATCGACTTGGCGCTGCGGCGCAAATTTCTACGCCAAATGGCTGGGGCGGGCTTGGCGGCAACGGGGGCCGGTATCGGCACGCCTGCTTCGGGGCTGCAAAGCCAGGATCGTTCAACTGACCTGTCCGGAACCGAATTCGCTCTGACAATTGGGCGCACACCCGTCAATTTCACGGGGCATTTACGGTACGCGCTTACGGTAAACGGATCAATTCCTGCGCCCATCCTGCGTTGGAAACAAGGTTCCGAGGTAACGCTGCGGGTCACCAACACACTGGCCACGCAAACTTCGATCCACTGGCATGGCATCCTCGTTCCGTTTGCCATGGATGGCGTGCCTGGCGTGTCCTTTCCCGGCATTCCTGCTCACCAGACCTTCGTCTACAAATTCAAGGTCCGACAGGCCGGTACATACTGGTACCACAGCCACACCCGCTTTCAGGAGCAACTCGGCCTCTATGGCCCATTGGTGATCGAGCCACAAAGGCCGGCCCCCATACCTAGCGACAGGGACTACGTCGTTATGCTGAGTGATTGGACTGACGAAGATCCTGAAAACGTCTTCCTTCACTTGAAGCAGTCGAGTGATTTTTACAATTTCCAATTACCGACGGTCACTGATTTTGTGGCCGACGTCAGGGCGGCGGGCCTCTCAAAAGCACTGGCTCGACGGCGTATGTGGAACCAGATGCGCATGAATCCCACGGACCTCGCCGATGTCTCTGCTGCAACCTACTGCTACTTGGTCAATGGCGCCACACCCTTCACTAACTGGACAGCTATCGCGGAGGCAGGCGAATACGTACGTTTGCGCTTCATCAATGGATCGGCCACCACAACGTTTGATGTTCGCATCCCGGGCCTGACCATGCGAGTTTGTGCGGCGGACGGACAAGATGTCGAACCCGTGAACGTCGACGAGTTTCGGATTGGTGTAGCGGAGACCTACGATGTGTTGGTGCAGATGCCCCGGAATGAGGCATACACCATATTTGCACAGGCGATGGACCGCAGCGGATATGCACGTGCCACCCTCGCGCCGAAGCACGGCATGCGGGCCGCGATTCCTATTATGGACCCCAAAACCTGGCTGACCATGGCTGACATGGGCATGGACATGAACATGAACGGAATGTCTATGACCAGCGGGCCACCCAATGAAACGATGGAAACTCAGGACAACGGCATCCATTCCCCCCTCGGCCACTCTATGCAGGCGGGGGGCGAAACCGCGGCCGACGCCATGCCAGGCATGCGACTGCAGTCCGGCGATGAAGGCATGGCCGGCATGAAACCCTCCATGTCGATGTCCCACGATGGTAAGCCCGAGCATTCCCACCCAATGACGATGCTGGGTATGCACGGCGGCCCCGAAGTCGACATGCGGTCGATGAACCCTTCCAAGTCGCTCGCAGACCCTGGGCCGAGATTGCGCCAAAATGGCCGGAGGGTTTTGACCTACGCAGACTTGCGAACGCTGGGCCAGCCCTATGACGATCGGCCTCCGGGCCGCGAGATCGTGTTGCATCTGACCGGCAACATGCGACGGTTCATCTGGGGATTCGATGGCAAAAGGTTCTCGGAGGCCGAGCCGATCCGTCTGTACTACGGCGAACGGCTGCGGATCACTCTCGTTAATGACACCATGATGAATCACCCTATGCACCTGCACGGGATGTTCAGCGAGCTTGAAAACACGGAGCGTCAAGCGCTCGTCCGTAAGCACACCATCAACGTTCAACCATCCAAGCAGATCAGTTTCCTCGTAACTGCGGATGCCCCGGGCCAGTGGGCATTTCATTGTCATCTGCTGTACCACATGGAAGCCGGTATGTTCCGCAAGGTGGTTGTGGCCTGA
- a CDS encoding copper-translocating P-type ATPase, which yields MSRQHSHREAASPRQSADTAHDHNEPTQPHAHHCNVHGHHAHSAGAPRAVPGDEASVSPPASASTIYTCPMHPEIRQDHPGTCPKCGMTLEPIMPAGEEEENAELMDFRRRFWISLPLTAMVFVLAMAGYRLIPLNPAWKNWLELVLATPAVLWAGLPFFERCVQSFLHRSPNMWTLIGLGTSAAYLYSVVATVAPDVFPSTFAASGRVEVYFEAAAVIISLTLLGQMLELKARSQTSAAIKSLLGLAPKTARRIDADGSEEDVPIAHVHVGDLLRVRPGEKVPVDGVVVEGASALDESMITGEPIPVSKRAGDHVIGATLNTSGALVVRSEKVGAQTVLSQIVQMVAQAQRSKAPMQRMADKVAGVFVIGVVAIAVMTLVAWGIWGPQPSWAHGLINAVAVLIIACPCALGLATPMSIMVASGKGAEHGILFRDAAAIENLRKVDTLIVDKTGTLTEGRPSFDRAIGLNGFSDMDVLRLAASLDQGSEHPLAAAIVAQAREQGLALERPEDFESASGIGVRGHVAGRSLALGNTSLMQAHAVAVDAASTEADAMRARGASVMYLAVDGVLAGLLSVSDRVKTTTPQALTQLRADGLRIVMATGDGNVTAQSVAKQLGIVEFRGEVKPADKLALVATLQERGLVVAMAGDGINDAPALAKADVGIAMGTGTDVAMNSAQVTLVKGDLRGIARARALSEATIANMKQNLGFAFLYNALGVPLAAGVLYPFTGLLLSPMIAALAMSLSSASVVANALRLRATRL from the coding sequence ATGAGCCGCCAGCACAGCCACAGAGAAGCCGCCTCCCCGCGACAAAGCGCCGATACGGCGCACGACCACAATGAGCCCACGCAACCCCACGCACACCACTGCAATGTGCATGGTCACCATGCTCACTCGGCAGGCGCGCCGCGGGCTGTCCCGGGCGACGAGGCAAGTGTTTCACCACCGGCATCCGCGTCCACGATTTACACCTGTCCAATGCATCCTGAGATCCGCCAGGATCATCCCGGCACGTGTCCTAAATGCGGCATGACGCTGGAGCCGATCATGCCGGCGGGGGAGGAGGAAGAGAATGCGGAGCTCATGGATTTCCGGCGACGCTTCTGGATAAGCTTGCCATTGACCGCGATGGTCTTTGTGCTGGCCATGGCTGGATATCGTCTCATTCCCCTAAATCCAGCATGGAAGAACTGGCTCGAGTTGGTGCTTGCCACGCCGGCCGTGCTTTGGGCTGGCTTGCCATTCTTCGAGCGCTGTGTGCAATCCTTCTTGCACCGCAGCCCGAACATGTGGACGCTTATCGGGCTGGGGACGAGCGCGGCCTATCTCTATAGCGTAGTCGCGACAGTCGCACCGGACGTATTCCCCTCGACCTTCGCGGCGAGCGGCCGGGTGGAAGTGTATTTTGAAGCGGCAGCCGTAATCATTTCGCTGACCCTGCTGGGGCAAATGCTCGAGCTGAAGGCCCGCTCACAGACATCGGCCGCCATCAAGTCCCTACTGGGCCTTGCCCCCAAAACAGCCAGGCGCATCGACGCGGACGGCAGTGAAGAAGATGTTCCGATTGCCCATGTCCATGTGGGCGATTTGCTGCGTGTGCGGCCCGGTGAAAAGGTGCCCGTGGATGGTGTCGTGGTCGAGGGCGCGAGCGCGCTCGACGAGTCGATGATCACCGGTGAGCCGATTCCAGTCTCCAAACGCGCGGGTGACCACGTCATCGGTGCAACCCTGAACACCTCGGGTGCGCTTGTGGTCCGGTCCGAGAAAGTGGGCGCGCAGACCGTTTTGTCGCAGATCGTGCAAATGGTCGCGCAAGCGCAGCGCTCCAAGGCGCCGATGCAGCGAATGGCGGACAAGGTGGCAGGCGTCTTCGTCATCGGCGTGGTCGCCATCGCTGTCATGACGCTCGTCGCCTGGGGGATCTGGGGCCCCCAGCCAAGCTGGGCCCACGGCTTGATCAACGCGGTTGCTGTGCTGATCATCGCGTGCCCGTGCGCGCTCGGGCTGGCCACACCCATGTCCATCATGGTGGCCAGCGGCAAAGGGGCCGAACACGGCATTCTTTTTCGGGATGCCGCAGCAATCGAGAACCTGCGCAAGGTCGACACGCTTATTGTGGACAAGACAGGCACGTTGACCGAAGGGCGCCCCTCATTCGATCGGGCCATTGGCCTCAATGGATTTTCCGACATGGACGTCTTGCGCTTGGCGGCCAGTCTGGACCAAGGTAGTGAGCACCCCTTGGCCGCTGCGATCGTGGCGCAAGCGCGCGAACAGGGGCTCGCGCTCGAGCGGCCGGAAGATTTTGAATCCGCGTCAGGGATCGGCGTGAGAGGACACGTCGCTGGGCGAAGCCTGGCGCTCGGCAACACCTCGCTGATGCAGGCGCACGCGGTTGCTGTCGATGCCGCCTCCACCGAGGCAGACGCCATGCGAGCCCGAGGCGCCAGTGTGATGTACCTGGCGGTCGATGGGGTCCTTGCTGGCCTGCTGTCGGTTTCCGATCGCGTGAAGACGACAACACCGCAGGCCCTGACCCAACTCAGAGCCGATGGGCTTCGGATCGTGATGGCTACCGGCGACGGAAACGTGACCGCCCAATCCGTCGCAAAACAACTTGGCATTGTTGAGTTTCGCGGCGAGGTCAAGCCTGCGGATAAGCTGGCGTTGGTCGCCACACTTCAAGAACGAGGCTTGGTTGTAGCGATGGCAGGCGACGGCATCAATGATGCACCGGCGCTCGCCAAAGCCGACGTGGGTATTGCGATGGGTACCGGTACCGATGTCGCGATGAACAGCGCCCAGGTTACCCTCGTGAAAGGCGACCTGCGGGGCATTGCCCGTGCCCGCGCCTTATCCGAGGCAACGATTGCCAACATGAAGCAAAACCTCGGCTTCGCCTTCCTTTACAACGCACTGGGTGTGCCATTGGCTGCCGGCGTGCTCTATCCTTTTACCGGACTTCTGTTATCACCCATGATTGCCGCATTGGCGATGAGCTTGAGTTCGGCATCGGTGGTCGCCAATGCGCTGCGACTCCGTGCGACCCGACTCTGA
- a CDS encoding DUF6662 family protein — protein sequence MQGATKSTHWGKVWLAGALAWLCSTTALAGESPFGWIYTADVMPKGRFEFEHQSFLQRGQSQGSYSGLLNREEVEYGVTDKFQLAGYFNWSYVNANRNGLDGTTRGPLTDLGPNDDPTGRYRKTRFETVSLEAIYQLMNPVTDPIGLALYIEPELGPRERDLEWRIILQKNWLDDRLIFAANILGAHERDKTAMGDIERASMLDLTAGVSYRLTDNLSLGMEARNHREFQGYRYNRRDHSAWFLGPNLHYATKHWWVTAAWRHQLPVVKTYNEDQADVVAGNRIFGDEHARNEFMVKVGFPF from the coding sequence ATGCAAGGTGCTACAAAAAGCACGCATTGGGGGAAGGTTTGGCTTGCTGGGGCGCTTGCCTGGCTGTGTTCCACAACTGCGCTTGCCGGCGAATCGCCGTTCGGGTGGATTTACACGGCCGACGTTATGCCCAAAGGCCGCTTCGAATTCGAGCACCAGTCTTTCCTGCAGCGGGGCCAGTCCCAAGGATCCTATAGCGGATTGCTCAACCGCGAAGAAGTCGAGTACGGCGTGACGGACAAATTCCAATTGGCCGGCTATTTCAACTGGAGCTACGTGAACGCCAATCGGAATGGTCTTGATGGCACCACGCGTGGGCCGCTGACAGATCTCGGTCCCAATGACGATCCGACTGGGCGTTACCGCAAGACTCGCTTCGAGACTGTTTCACTCGAAGCGATCTACCAACTCATGAACCCAGTGACTGATCCGATCGGCTTGGCACTGTACATCGAGCCAGAACTGGGGCCCCGTGAGCGCGATCTCGAATGGCGCATCATCTTGCAGAAGAACTGGTTGGATGATCGGCTCATTTTTGCCGCCAATATTCTCGGTGCCCATGAGCGCGACAAAACCGCCATGGGTGATATTGAGCGTGCTTCCATGCTTGATCTGACCGCCGGCGTGTCCTATCGCTTGACCGACAACCTGAGCCTGGGCATGGAGGCGCGCAACCATCGTGAATTCCAGGGGTATCGCTATAACCGTCGTGATCACTCCGCGTGGTTTCTTGGCCCCAATTTGCACTACGCCACCAAACACTGGTGGGTAACGGCCGCGTGGCGCCACCAATTGCCCGTAGTCAAAACCTACAACGAGGACCAGGCGGACGTAGTGGCAGGCAACCGTATCTTCGGTGACGAGCATGCGCGCAACGAGTTCATGGTCAAGGTGGGGTTCCCATTTTGA
- a CDS encoding FMN-binding protein — protein sequence MKWTPMAAVPLAVLVVPVQATEYLTVQQAQAQMFPGASFQAVPLQITDQIRETLNERSGVHEPFNDKGVWKVSTGGWFIVDRVVGKHEKITYAVALDAKGAVRAVDILTYQETYGYEVRNADWRAQFVGKTAQDAVQLGKDIRNISGATLSCKHITQGVKRVLAVYDLLLAKM from the coding sequence ATGAAGTGGACTCCCATGGCGGCAGTGCCGCTTGCGGTGCTGGTCGTGCCCGTCCAAGCGACGGAATACCTGACAGTTCAACAGGCTCAGGCGCAGATGTTTCCTGGCGCGAGTTTTCAGGCCGTGCCTCTCCAGATTACGGACCAGATTCGCGAAACATTGAACGAGCGCTCCGGGGTACACGAGCCATTCAATGACAAGGGGGTCTGGAAAGTGTCGACTGGCGGCTGGTTCATCGTGGATCGCGTGGTGGGCAAGCATGAAAAAATCACGTATGCCGTGGCGCTCGACGCCAAGGGAGCCGTGCGCGCCGTCGATATCCTGACGTACCAGGAAACGTATGGCTATGAGGTGCGCAATGCCGACTGGCGTGCCCAGTTTGTTGGTAAGACCGCGCAGGATGCTGTGCAGCTTGGTAAAGACATCCGTAACATCAGTGGCGCGACGCTCTCATGCAAACACATCACCCAGGGAGTCAAGCGGGTGCTGGCTGTGTATGACCTCTTACTAGCCAAGATGTGA